The segment tctgattcaaacctatatgaccgccaagCTTAGCGGcgtcataataaataaattacaaatGACAAATATCCATGTTAGTGTGATTTACTTTAATGACTGCATGTGAAACAGGGTATCAGCTGTGAAGCCCTGACAGATCCCACTAAAGCAGATTGCAGCATTCTGGTGAGTGGTGACAGATAGAAATCAGAGGGGAAGTCTTACGTGTTATTGTATCCCGGGTGGTCTAGGTCATGACAAACAGCGGCCGTCATCAACACCCCCAGGTCTGTCAAAGTCAGCTTCTCCTGcgggaaaaaacacacaccacacaccaacacataatcaaggcaaacacacaatcacaccaaACCAGATTTTCCATGCCTTGCTAGTTATTAAGCTGGCATTCCTTGGGGATTCAGTTTTTCCACTGACTGCCATTCTGTGAACATAATTGCTACTGGCATCATCttgggagaagtgtgtgtgtgtgtgtttgtgtgtgtatgtgttttacgCACCTGGAGGTTAAAGAAATAAATAgagttctgtgttttttttacctCCAGAGAAGATAAATCAgtagggttttgtgtgtgtgtgtgtgtgtgtgtgtgtgtgtgtgtgtgtgtgtgtgtgtgttacctgcagGTTGCAGAGGTGAATCATGCCATACATCATCTGGCTGACACAGAAGCAGTGGCGGAAGTTATGGAAGGGGTTGTTCCTGTAGTTCTCCTGGATGGCTAGCTACCAGACACGAACAAAATGGCAAACATGTAGTGCCGGCTAACCACTTCACATCAGCAGTATAAAACAAACATCGCCACACCTCTGAGGTCAGTGGTTTGGGAAACATAAGATGGAAATGTAAGATGCTCAAGAAAGTGTTATCTCAGTATGATTGATATTAAAGGTAGAGCTATCTCAGTAGGATATATGTTAAAGGTAGAGCTATCTCAGGATGATATCTGTTAAAGGTAGAGCTATCTCAGGATGATATCTGTTAAAGGTAGAGCTATCTCACAAGATATTAAAGGCAGTGCAAGCTCAGCATTTTATATTTAGGGACCGTtcggtatttatggaatggaccaccggaggaaaataggggagggtcatgtctttcgGGGGGTCATGTCGGAAGGGTtgtagcaacaaagtagcctactttattcacgcctaacagcctatattacaataatttggacaactttacaCAGCCCTAAAAAGGCTACATTTACCTTGGGCTTACTTTTAGTATACCGTGTAACGTTAAACAGCGTGCATGCTTAACATtagtaaagcatacttgtgcttcattcatccacatccagctcctaacgttttgccAGAAatatctaccaattgaccttgttcctgcccaatctctagctttgctgtctccatcctttctgtttttgttgtttgcaaaaatatatagtatttattggtaaacagcaacaagtgcaatttgttaatcgctgtcattatCTCTCTTgcgcaaacaaaaatgtgttacgttccaagtagcttATTgcataattctgcttcataaagttgaacaaatacatttgcttatttcacagaaaaatataaatagccagtttagggtctacagtgcagagttggttagttatggtaggccaacttggagtgaacatacaaacaggggaaattctttctctagtagctgagtagcctgatggtaggcaGGTGCGCATGTAGACATacggccgaacatgcaagcgccaatgaatcgtgctctcacgacaatcacgccgttaaacttaaataggttaacatcaggGCTTAATTTGAGCCGGAACACGCTGGAACATGTTCCAGCACCTCCGACGTTGGATCCGGAACCTTTTTTATTGAATCCGTCAACTCTTACGTcaatataaaaaacaaatcGCCTAaacgaaaaataaataaattactgttTGTGTAGTGTTCAATGTTAATATCTTTCTTATTAGTCTTTAGAAATAGGGGAAAGACCAAACAGGATACAACAAGCTAATCGAGGATTAGAAAGTGCTTTATCCACAATATTGGCCACAGGAGGGTGACGCGCcgttcaataaataacgaacagtcccttacatttattcatttatccaaagtgacttccCTATGTGTTACATATATCAAGACAAGGGGCCGTTGTACCAACAGAGCAACTTGGAGTTAAGTGCCAAGGACACAAAGGTGTAatccaggaattgaacccacaactttgctggctactacatgctagcccagctccttaaccactatgctaccacagATGATAAAGGTAGTGTTATCCCAGTATGATATAATATAGGTAGTGTTATCTCAGTACAAGATGTTAAAGGTAGAGCTATCCCAGTACGAGTTCAAATGTGTCATTTAGCCTATAGGTATTATTTAGTGGTTCAAATGTGTTATTTTATCATTGAAATGTGTTATTGTTTTATGGTTTAAAGTCTTAACATGTTATTCAGTGGTTCAAAGGTGTTGTTTATTTAATGGTTCAAAGCGTACTCTCACCAGCCAGCGCTTGAGCGTGATGGGGTTCATGTTGAACTCCTTCACCAGCCCGAGGTCGTGATACATGTACTCCAGACAGCTCAGCATCTGCAACAGCCATCAAATAGaaatacactgtgtgtgttaaacTGTTAAAGCCATCAGACAGAAAGACACTTTGTGTGGGTTAAACTGCAACAGCCATCAGAAAGAaagacactctgtgtgtgttaaactGTAAAAGCCATCAGACAGGAAGACACTCTGCTTGTGTTAAACGGCAAAAAGCATCAGAGGTGTGTTTCCATTAACATTGAAAAAGTGCAAATCTAAAATGTGAAATGAAAAACGAGTAAtggaagtataagtatatatactcttttgatcccgtgaggaaaatttggcatgtatcccaatccgtgaattagtgaaacacacacagcacacagtgaacacacagtgagctgaagcacacactaactcgGAGTGCTCAACCATtttcccctgcccacatttttcctactgtcAGGGATTGAACCGACAACCCTTCagttacaagcccaaagccaAAATACGGAAATACGCAAATATCGCTTAAACTCACAAATATTGCAAATATCAGGATTATTTTTAGAGTTTGTTTGAGGTGACGACATCGGTGCAAGTTCAAGCAATAACAAAATACAAGCATTTATAATGTTAAATGTGGACTATGCGTATGCCCTCTCAGAAGCCTCAGATGCCCTCCCTTAACATTCTGACCCCCTCAATTTATCTACCACAGTTTTTGGTGGATGCAATTGAAGATACACTGTCAAAATCAGATTTTGGGAGATCAGTTGTTACATTTATCTGAAATGAAAATGGAGAGACCATGGACCATCTGTCAGAAACATAGATTGATAAGACAGTTTCTTAACTTTTTTTAACTTATATTAACCtgtgtcttttttccccccatcttgtgtctttgtgtatcttGGGCTAAATATGTGTACCTGACTGCGAGACAAGTTTCCCTTTGGGACAATATGcttaaactgaactgaactgaactgagaaGATAAAATCATATTTAATCACATTGTTCCACTTATTGAAACACTGACCATTCACAATTGTGCTTCGTTTTTTGatatatatttttggggctttttatgcctttaatcagataggatagtggagaatgacagaaagCAAGTGGGGAAGATGGTTGAGGAgggatccagaaaggaccaGGGTGGGAATCGAACTTGGGTCGCCGGtgtatggtgcaggtgccccagccttGTGCTTTGTTGAGAAAATATCGCTTTTATTTTGCGCATTGCTGAAGTGGTACAGTCCTCATTCAAGATGCAGATAGATTGTAAGTGGAAGCTTTTTCTCAGTCTCTCAGTACTGGCTTTCAGGCAGCAGTAATGTTTCCCAGAAGAGGCTAAAGTTGGGATGACTGGGGTGAGTTGGGTCTCTGATTATTTTCTTGGCTCTGGATTGACATCTCCTGGTCTAAATGTCCTGAAGATAGGGTAGTGTACTCCTAGTTGTGTCTGGGAAGAACTTTTCCCCCAGTTTTTGAGTGTCTTACTAATGCAACATACATTTCTGTGCATCCAGCTTGCTCTCTCCATTAACTGCACTCCAATAAAGATCATGTGACATCCATTGTTAGAATAGTGAGGGCTTTCCTCGGAACAAAAAAGTGACTGTGACATGCACTGCCTATATTTCTACACAGGAAAGTTGCTGACATATTAACATCATGTGATGCAACCttaaatagagagaaagattgaagggtgcatgtttgtgctagcctagaaatctagacgcgcccctagcggcagcaaattacatttgctgccagggctagtctagcaactctccgttggcttgtgagctccagaaatcgaaactcaatcaggccaatgaaatcgtgtatagagtcgttaggtgggcttaacataatgattgatggcagagttgcaacggtttggcttgaattccctgctacttgaaaacaaataagatggatgttgctgttggggaacagtgtgacacgagtttagcttttattaagttggcaaacgtttgaactagccaactagctccgctggtgggaaacgcatgagactcatagcgctgccgctgtcctattgtgtgcagagggaatttgaaagacaactgattatcctgcccctcggactgagcactgcgaacggtgagtgcccagaccctacattttaatgtgggtctggctcatcaggctaggTTTGTGCTTGAGTTGTCTattctctctctgctggaaATTACAGCATGATGGTCATGTGTTTTTATCAATGAAGTGACCATGTCTTGTCACTTGTTATCGTCTAGAAACAATGTGATTGTGTATGATGACGAGTAATCGTGTATGAGATGGGGCCTCTGCCAAGAGAACTTTGGATTTGCTGCGGGAACTTAGCGTTGCTGGTAGTGTGGTAGTTACATGTGGTAACATGTGTCAGAATTACCATCCCCCAATCGTAATGAAACCCCCGATCACACTTTTCCTCACTGCTCAGTCTCACCTCATTGTGTTCCCAGTGCCAGACATCAAAGGTGGGCTTTTTCAGAGCCTCGATGGTCTCCTGAGAAAGTGTGtactagagaaaagacagcaatGAGAAGCATGGGCCTGGGAAACTCAGGAGCTAATACATGCTAACACAAAGCTCAAATAAAGATAACACACAGCTAACACTGTTAGCTGTGTGTTACTCTGTGTGGAGCTGTTCCtccacacatgtgatcaatgcctcgctaacctccggcacatttccaacagcgttcaaaatggaccgggtaacaccgttacttaagaaagcttctctcaaccctgctcaagtcgagaactaccgccctgtctcactactgcctttcctatccaaaggcattgaacgagcagtctccaaacaggtctctgacttcctttcacagaacaaccttctggatccaaatcagtctgggttcaaaagcggccactctaccgaaacggctctgctgtctgtaacagaagccttaaagaagccagggcgaccgccgtcatcagtactcattctgcttgacttatcggctgcctttgacacggttaatcaccgtatccttctctctatactgctgacatgggaatctcggttctgctctccctggtttgaatcccacctcacagggcctttcgtttaacgtatcatggcttggtcagctatcccacctcaccatctcaccacaggggtccccagggctcagtgctgggccccctcctctttgctatctacaccacctccttgggacagattatccgttcgccacggcttctcataccactgctatgcagaggcgacacacagctctatctgtcctttccacctggcgaccccctggtttcagcacggatctcggattgcctttcagacatagctacatggatgaaggcacaccacctccagctgaacctctcaaagactgaactgctggtcatcccagctaaacctaccatacaccacgacatcaacatcaaatttgactccctgtctgtttcacccgaccaggactgcaagaaatctaggagttgttcttgacaaccaactaaacttctcagatcatgttgcctcagttaagccggtcatgccgtttagcactctacaacatacggaaaaaatcaggacttacttgactcaagatgctacccaacttctggttcaggcaatagtcatctcaatgACTcaactactgcaatgccctcctgacaggtctcccagcctgcgcagtgaaaccacttcagatgatccagaacgcagcggcgcctggtctacaaccaacccaaaagggcacatgttaccccgctgctcatccagctaaactggctacctatggcggcccaagatcaaattcaagtctctaacgcttgcctacaaagtagtctccggttctgctcccacctacttgaatgccctcatacagacttacactacctccagaccgctgcgctcctctgatctaacggcgcctagctctaccaccggtacgctcaagccaatccaaacttttctcatctgttgttcctcgttggtggaacacactgccagttcctacaagggcagggacatccttttccactttcaaaaaactcctgaagacccagctctttagagaacatctactctcattgcaacacttacaacaagtcttactgatcctagcactcaccagccgttttaaactgacaagtaactgttaaaaacagcactcaccgacgcacttattcttactgtactctaatgtttttttttaaactgtcctaaaattgtgagaattgttctaaaacttactgtttaccatgttgttagtcgctttggttaaaaagcgtcagccaaatgtaatgtaatgtaatgtaatgtaacacaaACATAGCCTACGGCTAACACAACTCCAAGACAAAGTTAACACAAACCAAACCTAAGGCTAACACAACCCCAACACAAAGCTAATACAAACCTATAAACTAAGGCTAGCACAACCCCAACACAAAACTAACAAAAACCTAAACGCAAAACTAACACAAACCTAAACGCAAAACTAACACAAACCTAAACGCAAAACTAACACAAACCTAAACGCAAAACTAACACAAACCTAAACGCAAAACTAACACAAACCTAAACGCAAAACTAACACAAACCTAACCTAAGGCACACAAAAGCAACAAAGAGGAATATACAGTACCTTTGGATAGCTAGGGACGTCACGGCGAGGAGTTAGCTTCTTCCCATCATCTGAGAAGTTATACCTGCACGGACAGTTCACCCTGAATAAGAGACACAAGACATAAGGTTAGTTACTGTGAAATGTTCTCCTTCGAACTGACCTCAGTTCAGATCTGAGTGTAATGACATGAGTTgtgattattgttgttgttgttgatgatgaaaTTTGCACCTTCCGCCTGCTCTGGAGGTCATCTCATCACGGAGTTTCTTGAGATCGTTCTTGCATTTCTCGATCTCTACCACCTTCAAGCCTTCCACTGCAACACAATCATAGCCTTCATCACATACATGACAgtaaaatgttaaataatataCAAACATGAATGTAAAACCACAGTGCTGCTGATTTTTAAACCACATGCATTTTTTGAGTGGTCAACACTTACACTCCACTCTCTTTTCAAGCATGGCTAGCCTGTTGGTCACTTCTGTTTTCAGCTCATTTATTCGGAAAGCCCTGCAGAAAAGAGAACATCTGCAACACACTTTCACCTACTGCAACAGTAATCGGCTATTGGTAATGGCTAGTTTTGGCTGAgttttggttcatttgtggCTCTTGTGCTTTAATCAACAGCAATCACACCAATCTTGTTGTTCATTGTTTTATTCAACTTTGAATATGAAAAAGGCACTGCAATAACAAACACTCTCATGGTAAACTGCCTTTGATCAAGTTAATGTAGTTACAGTAACACATGGAAGTCACAAGTCAGATGTAGCCATTACTTGCTGAACTGCTCAGCCACCTGGGATAGAACATTCTGGAACATGTCCTCCTTCTCTGCAGAGAAACAGAACATAGAGGCCTTAGAACACAGAACCACTTTGGTCTTGAATCTTGTCTTAGAACATGTAACCATAAAGTGGTCATAGAATGTGTAATTAAGGAGTGAAGTTAGGACATGCTATCACAGGATGGTCTTCAAACATCCATTCACAGAATCTTAGAACATGCTACCACAGAGTGACCTTAGAACATATTATTTGACCACAGAGTGTTCTTAGAACAAGTAATCACAGAGTGGATTTAGAACATATGGCATAACAGAATAGCCTTCGAGCAAATGGTCTAGGTAAGCACAGAATGGCCTGTCATGACAGTGGAGCAGGAGGACGAAAGGCAGAAGAAGAAAGTAAAGCTTTAGAAATAAGTGCAAACTCTCTACCTCCAAGTTGTCCAGTTGACAGGGGCACCACCTTGTACAGGGAGCTGCATGTGGAGAGGAAACACCGTCATATGAAACAGGAAGTAATAAAAGGACTCACTTAAGTCCATATTTTCATTGACACAGTGGAAGAAGCAAGACACCTACATTTGTGGGCCCATACGATCAGCGGAACATTCAGtattttcaaatattttgtgACACAATATTTTCAAGATTCAGTGAATTGTAAATTGTTACAACTTTGTACTTGTATTGTTATATGCTGAAGCCTGAATATACCTATTTTAAATGGAGATATTCAAAGAATAGGTTTAGAGAACATGGCAGGGGCAATTAGAGAAAATGGCGGCCAGGTTCACCTATAGTGTGCAGACCTACCTGGGGGAGTTAGTTGGCATGGTGGGGTCAATTGAGACCAGGGCCCCCTCGGGGTCTACCATCATGATGGCTGTGttcctgcagacacacacacacagagacacagacacacacacacacacacacacacagagagagagagagaggtcattaCACTAAACATCATTTAGACATCAGTCAAAATTACACATTACAGAAGGCCCTTTTTTTGCAGGGGGGACAATATCATTGTAAATGAAGTTCAGTATGAGGGGAAGTGAAGGGCAGTGAGAGGTCGTGGGCTCTGACCTGGGTATGTTGGAGGAGGAACAGAGGAGTTCTTTAATGTCACATGGA is part of the Alosa alosa isolate M-15738 ecotype Scorff River chromosome 16, AALO_Geno_1.1, whole genome shotgun sequence genome and harbors:
- the pde9ac gene encoding high affinity cGMP-specific 3',5'-cyclic phosphodiesterase 9A isoform X3, which translates into the protein MGSSSSSYTPKSIYLDVDGKVQKVVFSRHCSPCDIKELLCSSSNIPRNTAIMMVDPEGALVSIDPTMPTNSPSSLYKVVPLSTGQLGEKEDMFQNVLSQVAEQFSKAFRINELKTEVTNRLAMLEKRVELEGLKVVEIEKCKNDLKKLRDEMTSRAGGRVNCPCRYNFSDDGKKLTPRRDVPSYPKYTLSQETIEALKKPTFDVWHWEHNEMLSCLEYMYHDLGLVKEFNMNPITLKRWLLAIQENYRNNPFHNFRHCFCVSQMMYGMIHLCNLQEKLTLTDLGVLMTAAVCHDLDHPGYNNTYQINARTELAVRYNDISPLENHHCAVAFQILSLPECNIFANVEPEAYKQIRQAIITLILATDMARHGEILDSFKHKVDNFDFTNEEHVTCLKMVLIKCCDISNEVRPTEVAEPWVDCLLEEYFMQSDREKSEGLPVAPFMDREKVTKPTAQIGFIKFVLIPMFETVMKLFPQIEEIMVQPLRDSRDHYEELKQIDDAMTEAQKKKTENMSLGGKKK
- the pde9ac gene encoding high affinity cGMP-specific 3',5'-cyclic phosphodiesterase 9A isoform X1 — protein: MGSSSSSYTPKSIYLDVDGKVQKVVFSRHCSPCDIKELLCSSSNIPRNTAIMMVDPEGALVSIDPTMPTNSPSSLYKVVPLSTGQLGEKEDMFQNVLSQVAEQFSKAFRINELKTEVTNRLAMLEKRVELEGLKVVEIEKCKNDLKKLRDEMTSRAGGRVNCPCRYNFSDDGKKLTPRRDVPSYPKYTLSQETIEALKKPTFDVWHWEHNEMLSCLEYMYHDLGLVKEFNMNPITLKRWLVRLAIQENYRNNPFHNFRHCFCVSQMMYGMIHLCNLQEKLTLTDLGVLMTAAVCHDLDHPGYNNTYQINARTELAVRYNDISPLENHHCAVAFQILSLPECNIFANVEPEAYKQIRQAIITLILATDMARHGEILDSFKHKVDNFDFTNEEHVTCLKMVLIKCCDISNEVRPTEVAEPWVDCLLEEYFMQSDREKSEGLPVAPFMDREKVTKPTAQIGFIKFVLIPMFETVMKLFPQIEEIMVQPLRDSRDHYEELKQIDDAMTEAQKKKTENMSLGGKKK
- the pde9ac gene encoding high affinity cGMP-specific 3',5'-cyclic phosphodiesterase 9A isoform X2; this encodes MGSSSSSYTPKSIYLDVDGKVQKVVFSRHCSPCDIKELLCSSSNIPRNTAIMMVDPEGALVSIDPTMPTNSPSSLYKVVPLSTGQLGEKEDMFQNVLSQVAEQFSKAFRINELKTEVTNRLAMLEKRVELEGLKVVEIEKCKNDLKKLRDEMTSRAGGRVNCPCRYNFSDDGKKLTPRRDVPSYPKYTLSQETIEALKKPTFDVWHWEHNEMLSCLEYMYHDLGLVKEFNMNPITLKRWLVRLAIQENYRNNPFHNFRHCFCVSQMMYGMIHLCNLQEKLTLTDLGVLMTAAVCHDLDHPGYNNTYQINARTELAVRYNDISPLENHHCAVAFQILSLPECNIFANVEPEAYKQIRQAIITLILATDMARHGEILDSFKHKVDNFDFTNEEHVTCLKMVLIKCCDISNEVRPTEVAEPWVDCLLEEYFMQSDREKSEGLPVAPFMDREKVTKPTAQIGFIKFVLIPMFETVMKLFPQIEEIMVQPLRDSRDHYEELKQIDDAMTEGSHFLLRFQSAKRLSF